One window from the genome of Nicotiana tomentosiformis chromosome 5, ASM39032v3, whole genome shotgun sequence encodes:
- the LOC138892692 gene encoding uncharacterized protein, with product MRIKEEVTKQIEANVVRVTNYPSWLANIVLMPKKDGKIRICVDYRDLNKASPKDDFPLPNIHILIDSCAKHELQGQYDKTGRKEQAIYYLSKKFTPCEAKYTLIERTCCALTLIAQKLMHYILAYTTHLISQLDPLKYIFQKPMPTGKLAKWKNLLSEFDILYITQRAIKGHVLADHVAENPVDGDYEPLTTYFPDEEVLFVREDIAELYPRWRMFFDGAGNFKGVGIGAVLISESGQHYPASTKIRFSCTNNMAEYEACIFGIRMVVNLNIKELLVIGDSNLLIHQVQGEWSTKNVKILSYLHFVK from the exons ATGAGGATAAAAGAAGAGGTGACCAAACAAATAGAAGCAAATGTGGTAAGGGTCACCAACTACCCAAGCTGGTTGGCAAACATCGTCCTAATGCCCAAGAAGGATGGGAAGATCAGAATATGTGTGGATtaccgagatctcaacaaagctagtccaaaaGACGATTTCCCCTTGCCAAATATCCACATTCTCATCGACAGTTGTGCGAAGCATGAACTGCAG GGGCAGTATGACAAAACGgggagaaaggagcaggccatctactacttaagcaagaagttcacaccatgcGAGGCCAAGTATACTTTGATAGAGCGCACTTGTTGTGCTCTGACTTTGATTGCTCAGAAGCTAATGCATTACATATTGGCATACACTACGCATTTGATATCTCAGCTCGACCCACTCAAGTACATTTTTCAGAAGCCAATGCCTACCGGGAAGCTAGCTAAATGGAAAAATCTCCTCAGTGAATTTGACATTCTGTACATAACTCAAAGGGCTATCAAAGGACATGTTTTAGCCGACCACGTTGCTGAAAATCCAGTGGATGGGGATTACGAACCACTTACCACATATTTCCCTGATGAAGAAGTACTATTTGTCAGGGAAGATATTGCAGAATTATACCCTAGATGGaggatgtttttcgatggagcaggAAACTTCAAAGGAGTTGGGATTGGGGCAGTTCTGATTTCGGAATCTGGACAACACTATCCAGCATCGACAAAGATAAGATTttcttgtaccaataatatggcagagtATGAGGCATGCATCTTTGGAATCAGAATGGTAGTCAACttgaacatcaaagaacttttggtcataggagattctAATTTGCTGATCCACCAAGTCCAAGGAGAATGGTCAACTAAGAATGTCAAGATACTGTCGTACTTGCACTTCGTGAAATAA